The following nucleotide sequence is from Toxoplasma gondii ME49 chromosome IV, whole genome shotgun sequence.
gcagaaggcgacgtACGTGTTCCAGAAACAGATACCCCACCACGAAGTAGAGCGGGGATTTTTTTTGCACAGTGTTATGCTGGGGAGAAATGCATGGCATCCGTGGAATAAATACCGTACTTTATAGGTACATCGGCggttcttccctcttcggTGGTTGCGTGTTGTAACTCACGTCTGCTTTTTTgtctcgtccttcccctACTTCAAGCACCTCGGACCCTCCGCCCCACGCCCCTGCGCCGGCTCCTCACTTTCCTGTGAATTTCTGACGTTCCTCTTACTGCCAacgggagaggagggaaaaaACACAGGACGTCGCCAGAAGAGGGGCGTTGCTGTGCTTTGTTTTTCCCGTGGAATATATGCGTGTCGAGTCCGGGTGTCCGGCCTCGGTCGGAATCGCGTGGTCCGTCATTTCCTTGTTTGCCAAGTGGACCTTGCTTTGTGTGTCCCTCCGTGTTTTCTATGTTTATTTTATCTCTTTCTCCGTAGGTTGACTGTGGTTCGTCATTTTGAAAGAATATTTCTGCACATGGAGTGCGACAAATGGAATATTGGCCGCGCTACAGGTCACGTGGTGCTCTGCGATCGCCTATTTGTTTCCATCCCGTTTGTCCCGTCTATTCTCGAAAGTGCCCCTTTTTGCCTCTCCTTGGCTAGACTGTTCCTTCATACTCAAAACTGTCTCCGTGTTTCAGTGAATGGCGACTCTACGAGCAGGTGGACAGCCCGTTGATGGGGTATGTAGGTTACCTGTACTATGTGGGGGTGCTCTGTGGATATGCAAGTTCTAATTACTTTTCTTCAACCCAGCGCGTTTTCGTATGTACCTTTCTTCCGGTGTGTGACGGGCTTAGGGCGATGCGTGTGTGGTGTCTGCGTGCTCATTGAAAGGGAGGTTCTAATACAGTTTTGACACCGTCGTTCGCTGCTGCCCCTTGGCTGCTGATCTCTTCGGAGTGTCGGCGGCCTTGTTGAGGCGCGTGTTCGTCAGCAGAGCTGTTTTGCGCCTTCCGAGAATATCTAGCCACCTTAAACCGACAAATGCTGACTGTTCTCCACAGCTTTCTTTGTCGACCTGTCGGCGGCGACAACTGACTTCATGCGCAGACGATTGTGCAGCCGTGGTTTGTCATTTGCAGTTACAGCCTACCACTTGTGTGCGTGGATTCGGACATGCTTTCGTGAAAGCCTGCCGAGATCGTTGCGGCGATTGGtgtttcgccttctgtgAATGCTGGCATCTGTCTTTTGCCTGTGCCTGTCATGCAGAGGGTAAGACTGACTACGCGGCCCGTCGTGCCTTGGTCCTCCAGGACCGCAACAAGTACAATGCACACAAGCACCGCCTGGTGGTGCGGCTGACAAACAAGCGGATCATTTGCCAGGTAGTCTACTCCACCATCGAGGGAGATCGTGTCCTCGCCACCGCAGAGTCGACCGAGCTGCCTCGCTATGGCGTCAAGATCGGCCTGACCAACTATGCGGCTGCCTACTGCACGGGGCTCCTCCTGGCCAGACGCGTGCTGAAGCAACTCGGCATGTCTGAGACCTTCGAGGGGGTCGAGGCCACCGGGGAGGAGTACCACATTGAGGAAAACTTCGGAGAACGTCGCCCGTTCAAGGTTCTCCTTGATGTCGGCATCGTCAGAACTACCGTCGGTGAGTCCAGCTGTTTAGCCCCCGCATATGGCAgcttctcggcgtctctaGAGAGAAGCGAATCGGGTGGAAGCGTCTGAGGGCTCTCTGGTGCGAAGACGGGTGTAAAGCGCGTCGCTGATGATTTCTCTCAATCAAGCTCAACACTGTCTGAGCACCTCCGCGGTGCATGTTGAGACTTAACATCTTCTTTCCCCGACTGAAGGCGCTTAGCTAGTCTTTTGCTTCGTTTTCCAGGTTGTTTCTTCCGCGGGTCTGCTCTCGAGGTTTTCCCCAAAGATCACTCTGACGCCCTTGCCTGTCCTGTAGaagtgtttcttcttttgtgttCGAAGGATCTTTCGAATCTTCTTCGCGCGGCTATATGAACCTCTTACATATCGATGCATCTCTTTGTTTAGTATCTATTCAATTGTTGCCGTCGACACGCTGCCATGTGAGGTCCTTCCTCGTGACGCGtgggcagaagaaagagtaCAGAATCGACCTGTGATTTCGTCGCAtcctgttttcctctcaGGCAACCGCGTCTTCGGTGCGATGAAGGGCGCTGCTGACGGCGGCCTGCATGTTCCGCACGGTATCAAGAAGTTCCCAGGCTACTCCAAACCCgagggcgaaggcgaaggctcGTACGACCCTGAGGCCCACCGCGCCCGCATTTTGGGTCTGCACGTGGCGGACTACATGCGTCAGTTGAAGGAGGAAGACCCCGAGAAGTACAGCGCCCAGTTCTCTCAGTACATCAAGAACAAGATCGAGGCTGACGACATCGAGGCCATGTACAAGAACGCACATGCGCAGATCAGGAAGAACCCCGACGCGgtcaagaaggagagagccgCCAACGTCCAGAACGTCCGACAGGGCAACGTCATCAAAACGGCCAAGGGCCAGTACGTTCGCCACGTGAAGTTGACCAAggcacagagacgcgaacgtGTACAACAGAAGGtaagaggagagggagaagagattCAGGGTTTGTGAAGAGCGTCGGTGTATGTCAGCAATGCGAGACTGCCCGGCGCTGTTACGATATCGCGAGGCGGAACAATGCGCTCTCTGCCAAGAGAACGTAGGCGGGCCTCATTTGATTTTTACGCTGTCTCGTTTCTGATAATGGTCGTGCTCACCCGAACTGGGGCTTTCCGGGTGCGTTTTCTGCTACACGCATATATGAGcatgtctgttttttcagtGAATGGAGAGGTGCAGGAGGAAGTTTTGGAATTCGTGGCCGTGTGCTTGTGTTTGTTTTCTACAGATCGCCATGATTGCGGAGCAGATGGCTGAGGCATAAGGACACTGTCCACAGTTGCACTTGTCGAATTTCCCTTCTTTTCATAGGATTTCcggaaagacgaaggaagctTTGCTGGTTTCGGGGGGCGGTTGTTTCTAACGTTAAAGACGGAAGGGCGGGAGTATAGACACTCTCCACTCTTAGGTGCAGGCGTTTCCCTATCCGCAGTTGGGGGAGCTATCAGATGCGGTGCTTCTGGGCTTTTCCGTGTTCATGTTATGAGTTTGTTCTTTAAGCTCTCGGGAAGGGGGACAtcgcgtttttctggagGGATGGCTCGAAGGGCTGAAATATGTGTCCCTGATTCGTACACTGATGCGATGAACAGATAAGCGGCATGGTGGAACCCCAACGACGACTGTCTcttgaaaagaagaaacaccttctccttttcactttttctgtTATCTCTTGGTGGCTCCCGCGCTGTCAATGCCGGACTGTCACTCTCGGGTGCCATGGCACCCGTCCAATACCCTTTCCGAATATTCACTCAGCACCCTAGGAAGGGCAGATGCGTCGGTTCTTG
It contains:
- the RPL5 gene encoding ribosomal protein RPL5 (encoded by transcript TGME49_320050), which produces MAFVKALKNKAYFKRYQVKYRRRRQGKTDYAARRALVLQDRNKYNAHKHRLVVRLTNKRIICQVVYSTIEGDRVLATAESTELPRYGVKIGLTNYAAAYCTGLLLARRVLKQLGMSETFEGVEATGEEYHIEENFGERRPFKVLLDVGIVRTTVGNRVFGAMKGAADGGLHVPHGIKKFPGYSKPEGEGEGSYDPEAHRARILGLHVADYMRQLKEEDPEKYSAQFSQYIKNKIEADDIEAMYKNAHAQIRKNPDAVKKERAANVQNVRQGNVIKTAKGQYVRHVKLTKAQRRERVQQKIAMIAEQMAEA